Proteins from a genomic interval of Phlebotomus papatasi isolate M1 chromosome 3, Ppap_2.1, whole genome shotgun sequence:
- the LOC129806144 gene encoding RNA-binding protein pno1: MEVEEVNISTEVNLPKKPAKKRHHSDAMEVDKVSGIEGAAKSAVSGRKRPKSNVDQRKILVPVRRLGALKENWLKIVNPLTENLSLQVRFNLKSRQVEMRLGPQTPDVANLQKGADFVKAFVYGFEVDDALALLRLDDLFVETFDVMDVKTLRGDHKSRAIGRLAGKGGRTKFTIENTTKTRIVLADSKVHILGSFQNIQLARRAICNLIIGSPPNKVYGNLRSVAGRISERL, from the exons ATGGAAGTGGAAGAAGTGAATATCAGCACAGAAGTAAATTTGCCGAAGAAACCCGCCAAGAAAAGGCATCATAGCGATGCAATGGAAGTGGATAAAGTTTCTGGGATTGAAGGGGCTGCTAAATCAGCTGTTTCAGGCAGGAAGCGCCCCAAATCCAATGTAGACCAGAGGAAAATACTCGTCCCTGTGAGAAG GTTGGGAGCTCTCAAAGAGAACTGGCTGAAGATTGTGAATCCCCTGACGGAAAATCTGAGTCTCCAGGTGAGATTCAATCTCAAGAGTCGTCAGGTGGAAATGCGACTTGGTCCACAGACTCCAGATGTCGCAAATCTGCAAAAAGGTGCAGATTTTGTCAAGGCCTTTGTATACGGATTCGAAGTGGACGATGCTCTGGCTCTCCTGCGTCTCGATGATCTCTTCGTGGAGACATTCGATGTGATGGACGTGAAGACTCTGCGTGGGGATCACAAAAGCAGAGCTATAGGTCGTCTGGCGGGAAAAGGGGGCCGGACAAAGTTCACAATTGAGAATACAACAAAGACGAGAATTGTCCTGGCTGACAGCAAAGTTCACATCCTGGGCAGCTTTCAGAACATCCAATTGGCCAGGAGAGCCATCTGCAATCTCATCATTGGCTCCCCACCAAACAAAGTCTACGGGAATCTGAGATCAGTTGCTGGGAGGATTTCTGAGAGACTTtga
- the LOC129806138 gene encoding extracellular signal-regulated kinase 7 → MFPKQKSIDKTNKMSEVDEGIAKNFEIKKRLGKGAYGIVWKAVDKTTTKTVAVKKIFDAFRNVTDAQRTFREIMFLRAFRNHPNIIQLLSIHRAANHMDIYLSFEYMESDLHNVIKRGNVLRDTHKRYIMCQLLNAIKYMHSGNVIHRDLKPSNILVDSQCRCKIADFGLARSVAPRQTETVVDDVAGDLILTDYVATRWYRAPEILVASKRYTKGIDMWSLGCVLGEMIRGKPLFPGSSTVNQVERIVSALPDVTQADVRAVGGGFGTVLLNSTSAKHGKDTTIDDLLQGGPEDGVSLTKMLLILDPAKRLTAKDALSHKYVERYRRTIDELELTRNIVPPFRDDVQLSVSEYRSKLYELMAGTSSVGLKNGVLANGKGRNRVLKPKIEADARIACKNEVNNCRRFETRKKNFENKLKPIQPEKKDQSMVELNAEMNKCRFQRIDNGSILDKRHSLDSQQSGNLLGGRNAKGGGVQVRSDVPTRVAYISLESGQNGSAVHRREAGSLPPSRFAGLCRHKSLDESPIPSEGSGPKWSHNLTNGNSLSHEYYDSRLKSLEEKIRKHKLEMSSIMSQSHKMKMEKLDGVPKANGTMANLAPVRRRKPAKLDGLPATKPTTNRDRKMDFYGAGDCFLSSSPKNVLSNCGVISTRDSYKYQ, encoded by the exons ATgttcccaaagcaaaaatccattgataagaCCAATAAAATGTCGGAAGTTGATGAAGGAATAGCCAAGAACTTCGAAATCAAGAAG AGACTGGGAAAGGGAGCTTATGGGATTGTGTGGAAGGCAGTGGATAAGACGACAACAAAGACAGTGGCTGTGAAGAAGATTTTTGATGCTTTTCGCAATGTCACAGATGCTCAGAGAACTTTTCGTGAAATAATGTTCCTACGCGCTTTTCGCAATCATCCCAATATCATTCAACTCTTGAGCATCCATCGGGCTGCCAATCACATGGACATTTATCTCTCTTTTGAGTACATGGAGAGTGATCTGCACAATGTGATCAAGCGTGGTAATGTCTTGAGAGACACTCACAAGAGGTACATCATGTGCCAGCTCCTGAATGCCATTAAGTACATGCATTCTGGGAATGTGATTCATCGGGATCTCAAGCCCAGCAATATTCTCGTAGATAGTCAGTGTCGTTGCAAGATTGCGGACTTTGGCCTGGCGCGGTCAGTGGCTCCGCGTCAGACAGAAACTGTGGTGGATGATGTGGCTGGAGATCTAATTTTGACAGATTATGTGGCCACGAGATGGTATCGAGCTCCGGAGATTCTCGTGGCCAGCAAGAGGTACACCAAGGGAATCGATATGTGGAGCTTGGGGTGTGTTCTGGGGGAGATGATTAGGGGGAAACCACTGTTTCCGGGTTCTAGTACAGTGAATCAGGTGGAGAGGATTGTATCGGCTCTGCCTGATGTCACTCAGGCAGATGTGAGGGCAGTTGGAGGGGGCTTTGGGACAGTTTTGCTCAATTCCACAAGTGCCAAGCATGGGAAGGATACAACAATTGATGATCTCCTCCAGGGTGGACCAGAAGATGGCGTCTCCCTCACCAAGATGCTCCTGATTCTTGATCCTGCCAAGAGACTAACGGCCAAAGATGCCCTCTCCCACAAATACGTCGAAAG GTATCGGAGAACGATTGATGAGCTAGAACTCACGAGGAATATTGTTCCGCCATTTCGGGACGATGTTCAGCTGTCTGTGAGTGAGTATCGATCGAAGTTGTATGAATTGATGGCGGGAACATCGTCAGTGGGGCTCAAGAATGGGGTCCTGGCGAATGGGAAGGGCAGGAATCGAGTACTCAAGCCAAAAATAGAGGCTGATGCGAGAATAGCTTGCAAGAATGAAGTGAACAATTGCAGGAGATTTGAAACGAGGAAGAAGAATTTTGAGAATAAATTGAAGCCAATTCAGCCGGAAAAGAAGGATCAGTCGATGGTGGAGCTCAATGCGGAGATGAATAAGTGTCGCTTCCAGCGAATTGATAATGGTTCGATTTTGGACAAGAGGCATTCGCTGGATTCTCAGCAGAGTGGGAATTTGCTGGGAGGGCGGAATGCAAAAGGTGGAGGGGTACAGGTGCGATCGGATGTTCCTACAAGGGTTGCCTATATTAGCCTGGAATCTGGGCAAAATGGCAGTGCTGTCCATCGTCGGGAAGCAGGATCTCTGCCTCCATCGAGATTTGCTGGGCTCTGTCGACACAAGAGTCTCGACGAGAGTCCAATTCCTTCCGAAGGAAGTGGCCCAAAGTGGTCTCATAACCTCACAAATGGCAATTCTCTTTCGCACGAATACTACGATTCCCGCCTGAAGTCCCTCGAGGAGAAGATTCGCAAGCATAAACTCGAAATGTCCAGCATCATGAGTCAGAGTCACAAAATGAAGATGGAAAAACTGGATGGAGTACCCAAGGCCAATGGTACGATGGCCAACTTGGCTCCGGTTCGAAGGAGAAAACCGGCAAAACTCGATGGACTTCCGGCAACCAAACCCACCACAAATCGCGATCGTAAAATGGACTTCTACGGCGCTGGGGATTGTTTCCTCAGTAGCAGCCCCAAAAATGTCCTCAGCAACTGCGGTGTCATCTCCACCAGGGATTCCTACAAGTATCAGTGA